The following are encoded together in the Mesoterricola sediminis genome:
- a CDS encoding PilZ domain-containing protein, giving the protein MDGGQNERRRYTRLSTSGKPYEVAFQIHDRLVTNARLANLSAGGCGLEVQMVDAWDMDAGSVLDNLCIMHPDLPCVPLQGTVVRVLGKVPGKTSGYVLAGLEFTLITPFIQELIQAHVETRCPL; this is encoded by the coding sequence GTGGACGGCGGCCAGAACGAACGGAGGCGGTACACGCGCCTCAGCACGTCCGGGAAGCCGTACGAGGTGGCCTTCCAGATCCACGACCGCCTCGTCACGAATGCCCGCCTGGCCAACCTCAGCGCCGGCGGCTGCGGCCTGGAAGTCCAGATGGTGGACGCCTGGGACATGGACGCCGGCAGTGTCCTGGACAACCTCTGCATCATGCACCCGGACCTGCCCTGCGTGCCCCTCCAGGGGACCGTGGTGCGCGTCCTCGGGAAGGTCCCCGGCAAGACCAGCGGCTACGTCCTGGCCGGCCTGGAGTTCACCCTCATCACGCCCTTCATCCAGGAGCTGATCCAGGCTCACGTGGAAACCCGCTGTCCCCTGTGA
- a CDS encoding HEAT repeat domain-containing protein yields MASKALDQFRSTLDHLDGEDREHQLAFFRGLMAAGPSAVMELDGRLPGSRAPRSLRLLAMEACFYYPWPDWVPILARILRYESDPAIFETGTRALGRIATHSALAALRELNTMRQGAEFKEVVAQVLTQADPQQAFDHYLSRLLEGSGNPTVANEAAQRLATLVAGPNLTAIRTLTMHPDLLVFRHAIHLLARIQTPEAADALADVFEDSHREVLADRQLKEAIAPYRSLPPAAAREKAQEALRAANAGEGLDLPPGVKDLHRDVVTATEEGKPTALSAALTQAAEAMHQRSRRLSFAVDAAAEGLADQVQKGHLEAGRVLDLLVNAYREQTGREGLARALARLVPADAAAVHQLILQGPDAAQRAAAVEIFGQRAEPALQPVLLQACRDPLADIADRALHHLGQLPGALDLARQLIQSQVPQELALGMRLVGMRRFQELVPDLLAMVQDDTREEVTLQVIETLGAVGGEMASANLLEMLHSGQSLRIQTLVAESLRGLGEPDVAMALCAKADHIKVPILHAVAVEALAAAHGQPERPMPPVNGTMLLHHVRKAWMDRNPWSLRLRVVEALVRIQLAHPETWSAVSDLVRDTLSEKRPAGAWSPDALHQVQAAAKQFAQRASGA; encoded by the coding sequence ATGGCGTCGAAGGCCCTCGATCAATTCCGGAGCACCCTGGACCATCTGGACGGGGAGGACCGGGAGCACCAGCTGGCCTTCTTCCGCGGCCTGATGGCAGCCGGTCCCTCGGCGGTCATGGAACTGGACGGACGTCTGCCCGGTTCCCGCGCGCCCCGCAGCCTGCGCCTCCTGGCCATGGAGGCCTGCTTCTACTACCCCTGGCCCGATTGGGTGCCCATCCTCGCCCGCATCCTGCGCTACGAGTCCGACCCGGCCATCTTCGAGACCGGGACCCGGGCCCTGGGGCGCATCGCCACCCATTCGGCGCTGGCGGCCCTGCGCGAGCTGAACACCATGCGCCAGGGCGCCGAGTTCAAGGAAGTGGTCGCCCAGGTCCTCACCCAGGCAGACCCTCAGCAGGCCTTCGACCACTACCTGAGCCGCCTCCTGGAGGGCTCCGGCAATCCGACGGTGGCCAACGAGGCCGCCCAGCGCCTGGCCACCCTGGTCGCCGGCCCCAACCTCACCGCGATCCGGACCCTGACCATGCACCCGGACCTGCTGGTGTTCCGGCACGCCATCCACCTGCTGGCCCGCATCCAGACCCCCGAGGCTGCGGATGCCCTGGCGGACGTGTTCGAGGACAGCCACCGGGAGGTCCTGGCCGACCGCCAACTCAAGGAGGCCATCGCCCCCTACCGCTCCCTTCCGCCCGCCGCGGCCCGGGAAAAGGCCCAGGAGGCCCTCCGCGCCGCCAACGCCGGAGAGGGGCTGGACCTGCCGCCCGGGGTCAAGGACCTGCACCGGGACGTGGTGACGGCCACGGAGGAGGGCAAGCCGACGGCGCTCTCCGCCGCCCTGACCCAGGCGGCCGAAGCCATGCACCAGCGGTCCCGCCGGCTCAGCTTCGCGGTGGATGCGGCCGCGGAAGGGCTGGCGGACCAGGTCCAGAAGGGCCACCTTGAAGCCGGCCGGGTCCTGGACCTGCTGGTGAACGCCTACCGGGAACAAACGGGCCGGGAGGGGCTCGCGCGGGCCCTCGCGCGCCTCGTGCCCGCCGACGCCGCCGCCGTGCACCAGCTGATCCTCCAGGGGCCCGATGCCGCCCAGCGGGCGGCCGCCGTCGAGATCTTTGGGCAGCGGGCGGAGCCCGCCCTCCAGCCCGTGCTCCTCCAGGCCTGCCGGGACCCCCTCGCGGACATCGCCGACCGGGCCCTGCACCACCTGGGGCAGCTGCCGGGCGCCCTCGACCTCGCCCGGCAGCTCATCCAGTCCCAGGTCCCCCAGGAGCTGGCCCTGGGCATGCGCCTCGTGGGCATGCGCCGCTTCCAGGAGCTGGTGCCGGACCTGCTGGCGATGGTCCAGGACGACACCCGCGAGGAGGTCACCCTCCAGGTCATCGAGACCCTCGGCGCCGTGGGCGGCGAGATGGCCTCGGCGAACCTCCTGGAGATGCTGCATTCCGGCCAGAGCCTGCGCATCCAGACCCTCGTGGCCGAGTCCCTCCGAGGCCTGGGCGAGCCCGACGTGGCCATGGCCCTGTGCGCCAAGGCCGACCACATCAAGGTGCCCATTCTCCACGCCGTGGCGGTGGAAGCCCTGGCGGCCGCCCATGGCCAGCCGGAGCGCCCCATGCCGCCGGTGAACGGGACCATGCTCCTGCACCACGTCCGGAAGGCGTGGATGGACCGGAACCCCTGGTCCCTCCGCCTGCGCGTGGTCGAGGCCCTCGTGCGGATCCAGCTCGCCCACCCCGAAACCTGGAGCGCCGTGTCGGACCTCGTCCGCGACACCCTCTCGGAAAAGCGCCCCGCCGGCGCCTGGAGCCCCGACGCGCTGCACCAAGTCCAGGCCGCCGCCAAACAATTCGCCCAGCGGGCCTCGGGCGCGTGA
- a CDS encoding AAA family ATPase, giving the protein MRVRKIQLKTFKRFDDLTIDLGDEPRKIIVMVGPNGCGKSSVFDAFEEKQKDFRPWGGEDASFYSKAFFYTDETKKASTYNRNNSILIEFYPPNAQSSRKTFYIRTAYRFTSKLNVQTLSAMASIFETRDEPLSSIALDGRLDANYKRLLSASYSAFEAGDKTGNQVRAELIGSINVILEKILDIKISSLGNIMDRKGEFYFEKGNATNFPYSNLSAGEKEVVDIILDIIIKKNDYDNTVFCIDEPELHLNTSVQKKLLIEIEKLIPENCQLWVATHSIGFMKAAQDELKEKVQVLDFSEKDYFTGSHTITPIRTTRKNWQRIFKTALEDLTGLLSPRKIIYCEGRDQPRRDGTERGFDANVLNGIFSEKYPDVLFVSSGGNTELDQRSEIAISILSKVFDGLDILVLKDRDMASGKNTTAHDRDVYLKNNPSNHRVFVRWEIENYLFDKEVLKKYCNLNALTFDEASYDGFVVDIENQNIKDETGRIKNYCGIVSSINAEKFKQELAKVITPEMTVFAELESCIF; this is encoded by the coding sequence ATGCGAGTCAGGAAGATACAACTTAAGACTTTCAAAAGATTTGATGACCTAACGATCGACCTTGGGGATGAGCCAAGAAAAATCATCGTAATGGTTGGGCCAAATGGATGCGGAAAGAGTTCAGTTTTTGACGCGTTTGAAGAAAAACAAAAAGACTTTAGGCCATGGGGGGGCGAAGATGCCTCATTCTACTCCAAAGCATTTTTCTATACTGATGAAACAAAGAAAGCATCTACTTACAATAGAAATAATTCAATTTTAATTGAATTCTATCCACCAAATGCGCAAAGCTCCAGAAAAACTTTTTATATTAGAACGGCTTATAGATTTACATCAAAACTGAATGTCCAAACATTAAGTGCAATGGCTTCCATTTTTGAAACAAGGGACGAACCTCTGAGCAGTATTGCACTTGATGGAAGACTGGACGCAAATTACAAGAGATTACTGAGTGCATCCTACTCAGCCTTTGAAGCTGGCGATAAAACCGGAAATCAGGTCAGGGCTGAATTAATAGGTTCTATTAATGTAATTTTAGAAAAAATCCTGGACATAAAAATTTCAAGCCTCGGCAACATAATGGATAGAAAAGGAGAATTTTATTTTGAAAAAGGAAATGCAACTAACTTCCCATATTCGAATCTTTCCGCAGGAGAAAAAGAAGTCGTAGATATTATTTTGGATATAATCATCAAGAAGAACGATTATGACAATACGGTATTTTGTATCGATGAACCAGAGCTGCATTTAAATACTTCGGTTCAGAAGAAATTATTAATTGAGATTGAGAAATTAATCCCGGAGAACTGTCAGCTATGGGTTGCAACGCATAGTATAGGCTTTATGAAGGCTGCACAAGATGAATTAAAAGAGAAAGTTCAGGTTTTGGATTTTTCCGAAAAAGATTATTTCACGGGTTCACATACTATTACACCGATTAGAACAACCAGAAAAAATTGGCAACGCATTTTCAAAACTGCTCTAGAAGATTTGACCGGCCTACTAAGTCCCAGGAAAATAATCTATTGCGAGGGAAGGGATCAGCCCAGACGGGATGGGACCGAAAGAGGGTTTGATGCTAATGTTCTCAATGGAATATTTTCTGAAAAATATCCTGATGTTTTGTTTGTGTCGAGCGGTGGAAACACGGAACTTGACCAAAGAAGTGAAATTGCAATTTCTATTCTTTCAAAAGTCTTTGACGGGCTTGATATCCTTGTATTGAAAGACCGTGATATGGCATCAGGAAAGAATACGACAGCACACGATAGAGATGTGTATTTAAAAAACAATCCTTCAAATCATCGGGTTTTTGTCAGATGGGAAATTGAAAATTACCTTTTTGATAAAGAAGTCTTGAAAAAGTATTGTAATTTGAACGCTCTTACGTTCGACGAAGCGTCCTATGATGGCTTCGTTGTGGATATTGAGAACCAAAACATAAAGGATGAAACGGGAAGAATTAAAAATTATTGCGGGATAGTCAGCAGCATCAATGCTGAGAAATTTAAGCAGGAGTTGGCCAAAGTGATTACGCCCGAAATGACAGTTTTTGCAGAGCTGGAATCTTGCATCTTCTGA
- a CDS encoding tyrosine-type recombinase/integrase gives MPKNAYSRRTINIDEGLCITLRNHRQAQEDLAQQLGILCPVDGLVFPMMIWRSRGRQPINPQVKDVDFTRPWNPDYPTKEFSREAAQAGFPGLRFHDMRHPHVTALLTAGVAPHIVAARLGHSTPVITMMIYAHVLPRGDEQAAKVMGEMMRAALGAGS, from the coding sequence ATGCCCAAGAACGCCTACAGCCGCAGGACGATCAACATTGACGAGGGCTTGTGCATCACGCTCCGCAACCATAGGCAGGCTCAGGAAGACCTTGCCCAGCAATTGGGGATCCTGTGCCCCGTGGACGGCCTTGTGTTCCCCATGATGATCTGGCGGTCCCGTGGCCGGCAGCCCATCAATCCCCAGGTCAAGGACGTTGACTTCACCCGGCCCTGGAACCCGGATTACCCCACCAAGGAATTCAGCCGGGAGGCTGCCCAGGCGGGGTTCCCGGGCCTCCGCTTCCACGATATGCGACACCCCCACGTCACGGCCCTGCTGACCGCCGGGGTTGCCCCTCACATCGTGGCGGCCCGGCTTGGCCACAGCACGCCGGTCATCACGATGATGATCTATGCCCACGTCCTGCCTCGCGGGGACGAGCAGGCTGCCAAGGTCATGGGGGAGATGATGCGGGCAGCCCTGGGGGCCGGGAGCTAA
- a CDS encoding AMP-dependent synthetase/ligase translates to MPDALAAKADGAYKPISHREVQEKVERLALAMAARGLRKGDRVGILCENRPAWALTDFACSLLGVVSVPIYHTLTSDQTAYILQNSGARWILTSNGSQFAKIRAAAAKLPELELVIALDGLPADPGTLECLAWDTLMAEGAALDGRRAEVRAWAQERDPEDLLTLIYTSGTTGDPKGAMLTQGNVASNIVGVVEVAIVALRPERGDRCLSVLPLSHIFERTAGHYTMWHLGIAIYYAESLISLPQNLLEVQPAVLMAVPRIFEKIYAKVRDALTSGGLLHRMVFSWARTTCHRVVRYLYFDRRPGGLTHLAWRIADRILLSKVRAKTGGRLRFCVTGGAGLNPTIMEFFWAMGVPIYEGYGLTETSPILTLNRLGKVRPGYVGHPILKTWNGKPFLKMAPDGEILCQGPNVMKGYWQNEAATREVFDADGYFCTGDVGEMDPQGRVKITDRKKEIIVTNGGKNVAPQPIENALREDPYIEQAVVVGDQRNHLAALIVPHFPALRDWCQRKQIPFDSDSAMLSHPKVVAKVMSRVNHTNAHLPAYERIRKIALLERELTPESGLLTPSLKLKRRVVNEAFKDVIEGLYRGNA, encoded by the coding sequence TTGCCCGATGCCCTGGCCGCCAAGGCCGACGGCGCCTACAAGCCCATCTCGCACCGGGAGGTCCAGGAGAAGGTGGAACGCCTGGCCCTGGCCATGGCGGCGCGGGGCCTCCGCAAGGGGGACCGCGTCGGCATCCTCTGCGAGAACCGCCCCGCCTGGGCCTTGACGGACTTCGCGTGCTCCCTCCTGGGCGTCGTGAGCGTGCCCATCTACCACACGCTGACCTCGGACCAGACCGCCTACATCCTGCAGAACAGCGGCGCCCGCTGGATCCTCACCTCCAACGGCTCCCAGTTCGCCAAGATCCGCGCCGCGGCGGCCAAACTCCCCGAACTCGAGCTGGTGATCGCCCTGGACGGGCTCCCCGCCGACCCGGGGACCCTCGAGTGCCTGGCCTGGGACACCCTCATGGCCGAGGGCGCGGCCCTGGACGGGCGCCGGGCCGAGGTCCGCGCCTGGGCCCAGGAGCGCGACCCCGAGGACCTCCTCACCCTCATCTACACCTCCGGGACGACCGGGGACCCCAAGGGCGCGATGCTGACCCAGGGGAACGTGGCCTCGAACATCGTGGGCGTGGTCGAGGTGGCCATCGTGGCCCTGCGGCCCGAACGGGGCGACCGCTGCCTGTCGGTCCTGCCCCTCTCCCACATCTTCGAGCGCACCGCGGGCCACTACACCATGTGGCACCTGGGCATCGCCATCTACTACGCCGAGAGCCTCATCTCCCTGCCCCAGAACCTCCTGGAGGTCCAGCCCGCCGTCCTCATGGCGGTGCCGCGGATCTTCGAGAAGATCTACGCGAAGGTCCGGGACGCCCTCACCTCGGGCGGCCTCCTCCACCGCATGGTCTTCAGCTGGGCCCGCACCACCTGCCACCGGGTGGTCCGCTACCTCTACTTCGACCGGCGGCCCGGGGGCCTCACCCACCTGGCCTGGCGGATCGCGGACCGCATCCTGCTGTCCAAGGTGCGCGCCAAGACCGGGGGCCGGCTCCGCTTCTGCGTCACCGGCGGCGCGGGCCTCAATCCGACGATCATGGAGTTCTTCTGGGCCATGGGCGTGCCCATCTACGAGGGCTACGGCCTGACGGAGACGAGCCCCATCCTGACCCTCAACCGCCTGGGGAAGGTGCGGCCCGGGTACGTGGGGCACCCCATCCTCAAGACCTGGAACGGCAAGCCCTTCCTGAAGATGGCCCCGGACGGGGAGATCCTCTGCCAGGGGCCCAACGTCATGAAGGGCTATTGGCAGAACGAGGCGGCCACCCGGGAGGTCTTCGACGCGGACGGCTACTTCTGCACCGGGGACGTGGGCGAGATGGACCCCCAGGGCCGGGTGAAGATCACCGACCGGAAGAAGGAGATCATCGTCACCAACGGCGGCAAGAACGTGGCCCCCCAGCCCATCGAGAACGCCCTCCGGGAGGATCCCTACATCGAGCAGGCCGTGGTCGTCGGCGACCAGCGGAACCATCTCGCGGCCCTCATCGTGCCGCACTTCCCCGCCCTCCGGGACTGGTGCCAGCGCAAGCAGATCCCCTTCGACAGCGACTCGGCCATGCTCTCCCACCCCAAGGTGGTCGCCAAGGTCATGTCCCGGGTGAACCACACCAACGCCCACCTCCCGGCCTACGAGCGCATCCGCAAGATCGCCCTCCTCGAGCGGGAGCTGACCCCCGAGAGCGGCCTCCTGACGCCCTCCCTCAAGCTCAAGCGCCGGGTGGTCAACGAGGCCTTCAAGGACGTCATCGAGGGCCTCTACCGCGGCAACGCCTGA
- a CDS encoding M4 family metallopeptidase, with protein MFPLFLLALPLPGQDEAWLASQDRMVMETLKPSLGLASEDTLVVERIIPDPDLQGRSTRFAQYHKGVKVMGGEGVLHVSGARTRGVTDAFVKGLDLDTRPLLPSSEALAAAMEAFAPVERRRVSPTTELLVVRLAGRDALAFRVHLEEEGPEPRHMDYLVDAHTGRILKHWASLRTGRASKGQGRSQHSGLVVLGTTWKDQDEVYELRDWTRGRTGNAVYNLDHGTRGAKGTLYTNQSDVWGDGRNYDGGDTTSPNGETAAVDAAYGLQVTWDYYAQVLGRKGIDGEGRAIAMRVHYGKGYDNAFWSDACFCVSLGDGKDWKALTTVDILGHELSHGVCATTAKLEYFGESGSLNEANSDINGCLIEYYARGGAGDVIGSWGGNWTIGEQVSQADPPEPIRYLYKPSKDGYSPDVWSKDLKNINVHKGSGPMNRAFFFLSQGASPNRQSDYYTNLLPKGMEGIGNDRAARIWYRALTHYLTSLSGYQDARKACVSAAQDLYGQGGAEEKAVWNAFHGVGVGTAWKD; from the coding sequence ATGTTCCCCCTGTTCCTGCTCGCCCTGCCGCTGCCCGGCCAGGACGAGGCCTGGCTCGCGTCCCAGGACCGGATGGTCATGGAGACGCTCAAACCTTCCCTCGGCCTCGCTTCCGAGGACACGCTCGTGGTGGAGCGGATCATCCCCGACCCCGACCTCCAGGGGCGGAGCACGCGCTTCGCGCAGTACCACAAGGGGGTCAAGGTGATGGGCGGGGAGGGGGTCCTCCACGTGTCGGGGGCGCGCACCCGCGGCGTCACGGACGCCTTCGTGAAGGGGCTGGACCTCGACACCCGGCCCCTCCTGCCCTCCTCGGAGGCCCTGGCGGCGGCGATGGAGGCCTTCGCCCCCGTGGAACGGCGGCGGGTCTCCCCCACGACGGAGCTCCTGGTGGTGCGCCTCGCGGGCCGGGACGCGCTCGCGTTCCGGGTCCACCTGGAGGAGGAGGGGCCCGAGCCCCGCCACATGGACTACCTGGTGGACGCGCACACGGGGCGGATCCTCAAGCACTGGGCCTCCCTTCGGACCGGGCGCGCGAGCAAGGGCCAGGGGCGCTCCCAGCACAGCGGGCTCGTGGTCCTCGGCACGACCTGGAAGGATCAGGACGAGGTCTACGAGCTCCGGGACTGGACCCGGGGCCGCACGGGGAACGCGGTCTACAACCTGGACCATGGCACCCGCGGCGCCAAGGGCACCCTCTACACCAACCAGAGCGACGTGTGGGGCGACGGCCGGAACTACGACGGCGGGGACACGACGAGTCCCAATGGCGAGACGGCGGCGGTGGACGCGGCGTACGGCCTCCAGGTGACCTGGGACTACTACGCGCAAGTGCTCGGGCGCAAGGGCATCGACGGGGAGGGCCGCGCGATCGCCATGCGGGTCCACTACGGGAAGGGCTACGACAACGCCTTCTGGTCCGACGCGTGCTTCTGCGTGTCCCTGGGCGACGGCAAGGACTGGAAGGCCCTGACCACGGTCGACATCCTCGGCCACGAGCTCAGCCACGGCGTCTGCGCGACGACGGCGAAGCTGGAGTACTTCGGGGAGAGCGGCAGCCTCAACGAGGCCAATTCCGACATCAACGGATGCCTGATCGAGTACTACGCCCGGGGGGGCGCGGGCGACGTGATCGGCTCCTGGGGCGGCAACTGGACCATCGGGGAGCAGGTCTCCCAGGCGGACCCGCCCGAGCCGATCCGTTACCTCTACAAGCCGAGCAAGGACGGCTACAGCCCCGACGTCTGGTCCAAGGACCTCAAGAACATCAACGTCCACAAGGGGTCGGGCCCCATGAACCGGGCCTTCTTCTTCCTGAGCCAGGGCGCGAGCCCGAACCGCCAGAGCGACTACTACACGAACCTCCTCCCCAAGGGCATGGAGGGCATCGGGAACGACCGCGCCGCCCGGATCTGGTACCGGGCCCTCACCCACTACCTGACCTCCCTCAGCGGATACCAGGACGCCCGGAAGGCCTGCGTTTCCGCGGCCCAGGACCTGTACGGCCAGGGTGGCGCGGAGGAGAAGGCCGTCTGGAACGCCTTCCACGGGGTCGGGGTCGGCACCGCCTGGAAGGACTGA